In one Balaenoptera ricei isolate mBalRic1 chromosome 20, mBalRic1.hap2, whole genome shotgun sequence genomic region, the following are encoded:
- the ZNF594 gene encoding LOW QUALITY PROTEIN: zinc finger protein 594 (The sequence of the model RefSeq protein was modified relative to this genomic sequence to represent the inferred CDS: substituted 1 base at 1 genomic stop codon): MKDXKTKMEISEEKDSARAVSERLQRQISQECGLVETGDPEDRLLRYWVSPLEDAVGHPPSQERGIREVNLIPKKAIAGERVHGCKEREKILSAGERSHRYEVCGQSFKQKSEITEHQKTGNIKKTYECKECGKTFNRSSNLIVHQRIHTGKKPYVCSECGKDFNQSSNLIIHQRIHTGKKPYICHECGKDFNQRSNLVRHKRIHNDENPYECKECGKAFKGSSNLVLHQRIHSGGKPYVCNECGKAFNQSSDLIIHNRIHTGEKPYECYECGQTFSQSSHLVTHQRIHTGEKPFKCNTCEKAFRQRSRLTEHQRLHSGERPHECRKCGKSFSGRTAFLKHQRLHTVKEPECEKACTSDLALIQQQKIHREEKPYECTECGKTFRGSSDLIRHWITHTGEKPYECSECGKAFSQRSHLVTHQKIHTGEKPYQCNECGKAFRQRSLLVQHHRIHSGEKPYECKECGKAFIWRTAFLKHQRLHTGEKLEKGEKTFSKEELLREERRICQEVKAYPCNQCGRTFRGSSDLIQHQVTHSGDKPYECKECGKTFNQSSDLMRHHRIHSGEKPYMCNKCGKSFRGSSDLIKHHRVHTGEKPYECPECRKAFSQNSHLVSHQRIHTGEKPFECSNCGKAFSGHTAFLKHQKLHTGKELGEHKSVHIQDLF, encoded by the coding sequence ATGAAAGATTGAAAGACAAAGATGGAAATTTCTGAAGAAAAAGATTCAGCAAGGGCTGTATCAGAAAGACTCCAAAGACAGATCTCCCAGGAATGTGGGTTAGTTGAAACTGGTGATCCTGAGGACAGGTTATTGAGGTATTGGGTAAGCCCCTTAGAGGATGCAGTGGGACATCCCCCTTCCCAAGAGAGAGGTATCAGGGAAGTGAATCTGATCCCCAAGAAAGCCATTGCAGGAGAGAGAGTCCATGGatgtaaggaaagagaaaaaatactttcTGCAGGAGAAAGATCCCACAGATATGAAGTCTGTGGCCAGAGCTTCAAACAGAAGTCAGAAATAACTGAACATCAGAAAACTGGTAATATAAAGAAAacctatgaatgtaaggaatgtggaaaaACTTTTAATCGGAGCTCAAACCTGATtgtacatcagagaattcatacaggAAAGAAACCATATGTATGTAGTGAATGTGGAAAAGACTTTAATCAAAGTTCAAATCTTATtatacatcagagaattcatacaggAAAGAAACCTTATATATGTCATGAATGTGGAAAAGACTTCAATCAGAGATCTAACCTGGTCCGACATAAGAGAATTCATAACGACGAGAATCCCTATGAATGTAAAGAGTGTGGAAAGGCCTTCAAGGGAAGCTCAAACCTTGTCCTGCACCAGAGAATTCACAGTGGAGGGAAGCCATATGTATGTAATGAGTGCGGGAAGGCCTTCAATCAAAGCTCAGATCTTATTATCCATAACagaattcacactggagagaaaccctatgaatgttaTGAATGTGGACAAACCTTCAGTCAGAGTTCACACCTTGTCacacatcagagaattcatactggagagaaacccttcaAGTGCAACACCTGTGAAAAGGCCTTCAGGCAGCGTTCACGCCTCACAGAACACCAGAGACTCCACAGTGGGGAGAGACCCCATGAATGTCGCAAATGTGGGAAATCCTTCAGTGGGCGCACAGCCTTTCTTAAACATCAGAGACTACATACTGTAAAGGAACCTGAATGTGAAAAAGCCTGCACTTCTGACTTAGCTCTTATCCAACAACAGAAAATTCACAGGGAAGAAAAACCTTATGAATGTACTGAGTGTGGAAAAACTTTCCGGGGAAGTTCGGATCTAATTCGGCATTGGAtaactcacactggagagaaaccctatgaatgtagtgaatgtgggaaagcctttagcCAGAGGTCGCACCTTGTTACACATCAGAaaattcacactggagagaaaccctatcagtgcaatgaatgtgggaaagccttccgGCAGCGTTCACTCCTCGTCCAGCATCACAGAATCCACAGtggtgagaaaccctatgaatgtaaggaatgcgGAAAAGCCTTCATCTGGCGCACGGCTTTTCTCAAACATCAGAGacttcatactggagagaaacttgAGAAAGGTGAGAAAACATTCAGCAAGGAAGAGTTGCTTAGAGAAGAGCGGAGAATTTGCCAAGAAGTGAAAGCTTATCCGTGCAATCAGTGTGGTAGAACTTTCCGAGGCAGCTCAGACCTCATCCAACATCAGGTAACTCATTCAGGAGataaaccctatgaatgtaaagaatgtgggaaaACTTTCAATCAGAGCTCAGACCTTATGAGACATCACAGAATTCATAGTGGAGAAAAACCTTATATGTGCAATAAATGTGGGAAATCTTTCAGGGGCAGCTCAGATCTCATTAAACACCACCGtgttcatactggagagaaaccctatgaatgccCTGAATGTCGGAAGGCCTTCAGTCAGAACTCACACCTTGTTAGTCaccagagaattcacactggagagaaaccctttgAATGTAGCAACTGTGGGAAGGCCTTCAGTGGGCACACAGCTTTTCTTAAACATCAGAAACTTCATACTGGAAAGGAGCTTGGGGAACACAAGAGTGTCCACATACAGGACTTATTCTAA
- the ZNF232 gene encoding LOW QUALITY PROTEIN: zinc finger protein 232 (The sequence of the model RefSeq protein was modified relative to this genomic sequence to represent the inferred CDS: substituted 1 base at 1 genomic stop codon), with amino-acid sequence MRTLRVARRRGPAVAVCTALGYWAQVSGSASLAQPPGPQSVTVPSRGLPLAAPACSFEVLRAAHPARVGRMALPGSAPPGLLSTGAEPVRDAARPGALPVHAQGGLRENRVQESEGDQVMLDNEKKTEKEEWKLKQEISEETGSGHPVQIPHGSKFLGPSESENSLERQQVWEDVTRKQNVEEEMLQRGHAQAGISLPFKSAWTAPGPTTEQKSEALQPLSQKARSHRPRSPARGLRFPEPSATGEAATAGAQAHSWPRGWAGSALRRSGQMGAPGPARNLRKSGGAIWEEAASSVPLRVIENRVPLKDSCXYGPSTEPVQARMAGSLTAAETLALQDTRDQEKIMMMEPKEEEQSWEYETRLHGNHSPSQEIFRQRFRQLCYQETPGPREALSRLRVLCCEWLRPERHTKEQILELLVLEQFLTILPEKLQSWVRGHHPKSGEEAVTVLEDLEKGLDEPGLQVPGPAHGPAQEEPWEEKEAVGAAQKKPSIQLQPKETQPFPESEQVYLHFPSVVAEDDAEPKDKGSLPEPPITDVESQVLREKLTTSTSTFEAASEVEAPLEQQQRNLKGERLKQSPAQGKSFRQMVVTLKTTPTGKKDHECSECGKAFIYNSHLIIHQRIHSGEKPYKCSDCGKTFNQSSNLIQHQRIHTGEKPYECHVCGKSFRWSAHLVQHQRVHSGEKPYECNECGKAFSQSSYLSQHLRIHSGEKPFLCKECGKAYRWSSELIRHQRVHARKEPSQWTVGEKVSRQNCTFV; translated from the exons ATGCGGACACTGAGGGTGGCCCGGCGGCGAGGCCCCGCAGTGGCGGTGTGTACGGCGCTGGGCTACTGGGCCCAGGTCTCTGGCTCCGCCAGTCTGGCCCAGCCGCCAGGGCCCCAGTCAGTCACGGTCCCATCCCGTGGTCTCCCGCTCGCAGCCCCAGCCTGCAGCTTTGAGGTCCTCCGGGCGGCCCACCCAGCCCGGGTAGGCAGGATGGCCCTTCCTGGCTCAGCGCCTCCAGGGCTGTTATCTACGGGAGCAGAGCCCGTACGGGATGCGGCCAGGCCGGGTGCGCTGCCAGTCCACGCACAAGGCGGTCTCCGAGAGAACCGAGTGCAGGAGAGTGAAGGGGACCAGGTCATGCTGG ataatgaaaagaaaactgagaaggaGGAATGGAAGCTAAAGCAGGAAATTTCTGAAGAAACAGGATCAGGACACCCTGTACAAATACCCCATGGATCTAAATTCTTAGGACCCAGTGAAAGTGAGAACAGCTTGGAGAGGCAACAG GTCTGGGAAGATGTAACTAGAAAACAGAACGTAGAGGAGGAAATGCTGCAAAGAGGCCACGCACAGGCTGGAATTTCCCTGCCGTTTAAATCGGCTTGGACGGCCCCTGGACCTACAACTGAACAGAAAAGCGAGGCACTCCAGCCGTTAAGCCAAAAGGCCCGCTCACACCGGCCCCGCTCCCCTGCCCGAGGACTGCGATTCCCAGAGCCCTCCGCGACCGGAGAGGCCGCGACCGCGGGTGCGCAGGCGCACAGCTGGCCCCGCGGGTGGGCTGGAAGCGCGCTGCGGAGAAGTGGTCAGATGGGAGCTCCGGGTCCTGCGAG AAATTTGAGAAAGAGTGGAGGGGCCATCTGGGAGGAAGCTGCCTCTTCAGTACCTCTGAGAGTAATTGAAAACAG GGTGCCCTTGAAAGACTCCTGCTAGTATGGGCCGTCTACAGAGCCAGTCCAGGCTAGGATGGCTGGATCACTAACAGCAGCTGAAACTCTGGCCCTTCAGGATACACGGGATCAAGAGAAGATTATGATGATGGAGCCAAAGGAAGAGGAACAGTCTTGGGAGTATGAGACCAGGCTACATGGGAACCACTCTCCCAGTCAGGAGATCTTCCGCCAACGCTTCAGGCAGCTCTGCTACCAGGAGACTCCTGGTCCCCGGGAGGCCCTGAGCCGACTAAGGGTACTCTGCTGTGAGTGGCTAAGGCCCGAGAggcacaccaaggagcagatCCTGGAGCTACTGGTGCTGGAACAATTCCTGACCATCCTACCGGAGAAGCTCCAGTCCTGGGTGCGGGGACATCACCCTAAGAGTGGAGAGGAGGCTGTGACTGTGCTGGAGGATTTAGAGAAAGGACTTGATGAACCAGGACTGCAG GTCCCAGGCCCGGCACACGGACCTGCACAGGAAGAGCCgtgggaggagaaggaagctgTGGGAGCTGCCCAGAAGAAACCAAGCATCCAGCTCCAGCCTAAGGAGACCCAGCCTTTCCCAGAGAGCG AACAGGTATATTTACATTTTCCATCAGTTGTTGCAGAAGATGATGCAGAGCCCAAGGACAAAGGGTCGTTGCCAGAACCACCCATTACTGACGTGGAATCACAGGTGCTCAGAGAAAAACTCACCACCAGCACCTCTACATTTGAAGCTGCCTCTGAAGTTGAGGCCCCTTTAGAGCAGCAGCAGAGAAATCTCAAGGGGGAAAGACTGAAGCAGTCCCCCGCTCAGGGGAAAAGCTTCAGGCAGATGGTTGTCACCCTTAAGACAACTCCCACAGGGAAGAAAGACCatgaatgcagtgaatgtggTAAAGCCTTCATTTATAACTCACACCTTATAATCCACCAGAGAATCCattctggagagaaaccctataagTGCAGTGACTGTGGGAAAACTTTCAACCAGAGCTCAAACCTCATTcagcatcagagaattcatacaggagagaaaccctacgAATGTCATGTGTGTGGGAAGTCCTTCAGGTGGAGTGCTCATCTTGTTCAACATCAGAGGGTTCATTCAGGGGAGAAGCCCTACGAGTGTAATGagtgtgggaaggccttcagTCAAAGCTCATATCTAAGTCAGCATCTGAGAATCCACAGTGGAGAGAAACCTTTCCTatgtaaagaatgtgggaaggcctACAGATGGAGTTCTGAGCTTATCAGACATCAGAGAGTTCATGCCAGAAA